In bacterium, the following proteins share a genomic window:
- a CDS encoding DUF2029 domain-containing protein: protein MVANPRNSPNLTMMEPCTFQHLAISEAPLYGGLFLGFDFHFFLAAAKLFWSGQDPYDVCSYTAQLRIMGREMGTGAFSFPFPYPPNFLPFLIFFVPFNFMLACYGWISLLILSVLVIAHKLNEIFIKRDSAIWVLCIIFVLPPTIRTIVYGQLSILLVLLWLFVYEFRKKEKMLSAGVLASIALVKPHFAIVPLLGLSLYDLKRKETLWIQGVLLGSMAQILICYLINSSVFMNFYETLPAIYQSHADLASSLQSYSLLSLLPIPHLDIWFMVFVVLLVIFISLQCQMPEIDRISLLLVLSTVFSQYLWLHDFFLLVPAIFLFLRISACPLPLCLGVLTTLMFASSYYLYPSANEYLGKLVAIVLFAYLLLKNQSVLLRPQK, encoded by the coding sequence TTGGTTGCGAATCCACGCAATTCTCCTAATCTAACGATGATGGAGCCGTGTACGTTTCAACATCTTGCAATATCAGAAGCACCTCTTTATGGAGGACTCTTCCTTGGATTTGATTTTCACTTCTTCTTAGCTGCTGCTAAATTGTTCTGGAGTGGGCAGGATCCGTATGATGTATGCAGTTATACCGCGCAGCTTCGAATCATGGGGCGAGAGATGGGCACAGGAGCGTTTTCCTTTCCTTTTCCCTATCCCCCGAACTTTCTTCCATTCCTGATATTTTTTGTTCCCTTTAACTTTATGCTGGCATGCTATGGATGGATTTCTCTCCTGATTCTCTCTGTGTTGGTTATTGCACATAAGCTTAATGAGATTTTCATCAAGAGAGATTCAGCTATCTGGGTCTTATGTATTATTTTCGTATTGCCACCTACGATACGAACAATTGTCTACGGTCAGCTATCTATACTTCTTGTTTTACTTTGGCTTTTTGTGTACGAGTTTAGAAAGAAGGAGAAGATGCTTTCGGCTGGTGTATTAGCGAGTATTGCTCTCGTAAAGCCACACTTCGCGATTGTTCCTCTTTTGGGATTATCATTATACGACTTGAAGAGAAAGGAGACTCTTTGGATACAAGGAGTGCTTTTGGGTAGTATGGCGCAGATTTTAATCTGCTACCTCATCAATTCTAGCGTTTTCATGAACTTTTACGAAACCCTTCCTGCAATCTATCAGAGTCACGCTGATCTTGCTTCCTCTTTACAATCATATTCACTTTTATCGCTTCTCCCTATTCCTCATTTGGACATCTGGTTTATGGTATTCGTAGTATTGCTCGTAATTTTTATCTCGCTTCAATGTCAAATGCCTGAAATAGATCGAATTTCTCTACTGCTTGTGCTCTCAACGGTTTTTTCACAATATCTTTGGCTACATGACTTCTTTCTTCTTGTTCCTGCCATATTTCTTTTTCTTCGAATATCAGCTTGTCCTTTGCCCCTTTGTCTTGGTGTTCTTACAACACTGATGTTTGCTAGCTCATATTATTTGTATCCGTCAGCGAACGAATATCTCGGGAAGTTAGTAGCGATTGTTCTTTTCGCTTATCTGCTCTTAAAGAACCAATCTGTGTTGCTACGACCTCAGAAA
- a CDS encoding prolyl-tRNA synthetase associated domain-containing protein has translation MKIYEFLKDNGISYKRFDHPAVYTCKEANSLIPNLPGAKTKNLFIRDRKGLNHFLLVVADYKSVDLKALADILGVSKLSLASAERLKNYLQIEPGAVSLLSIINDEEKTVQVIIDRDVWLQEALQCHPLVNTSTLVIPKIDVERFLTSTQHNTQILDLPQLG, from the coding sequence ATGAAGATTTATGAGTTCTTAAAAGACAATGGGATTTCATACAAACGATTCGACCATCCTGCCGTATACACCTGTAAAGAAGCCAATAGCCTCATCCCAAACTTACCCGGTGCAAAAACAAAGAACCTTTTTATACGAGATAGGAAAGGCCTTAACCATTTCTTGTTAGTAGTTGCTGATTACAAATCCGTTGACCTGAAGGCGCTAGCAGACATATTGGGGGTGTCAAAACTAAGTCTGGCATCGGCAGAGCGCTTAAAAAATTATCTTCAGATAGAGCCTGGTGCAGTTTCTCTCCTAAGCATCATTAATGACGAGGAGAAAACTGTCCAAGTAATTATCGACCGCGACGTCTGGCTACAAGAGGCATTGCAGTGTCATCCGCTCGTAAATACGAGCACACTGGTTATTCCGAAGATAGACGTTGAGAGATTCCTAACAAGCACTCAACACAACACGCAGATATTAGATTTGCCTCAATTAGGCTGA
- a CDS encoding ATP-binding cassette domain-containing protein: MKLVVTEIKKYFNDQLVLHCPSFELDPGGALLITGDNGSGKTTLLRLLAGALSADQGSVFIEEGKSRALYEPGFFQFSDLTVSEHLAFYRGLSWNSSVLEEYSHLFDLQRFYSHKVSGLSKGWKVRLGLTAAFGRDADLLLLDEPLDGLDEDGRQMLSECLVRYRQRNSSGCVCIASHEQEFFSLLSPTHLPLCARKSEQVASYGTGSS; the protein is encoded by the coding sequence GTGAAATTAGTAGTTACAGAGATTAAAAAATATTTCAATGACCAGCTAGTGCTTCACTGCCCTTCATTCGAGCTTGATCCGGGGGGTGCGTTGCTCATAACGGGAGATAACGGTAGTGGGAAAACGACTCTTCTTCGGCTTTTAGCCGGTGCGCTGTCAGCGGATCAGGGGAGTGTTTTCATAGAAGAGGGGAAAAGCCGCGCACTGTATGAGCCAGGCTTTTTTCAGTTCTCCGATCTTACCGTAAGTGAACACTTAGCATTCTATCGTGGTTTGTCCTGGAATAGCTCAGTACTTGAGGAGTATAGCCATTTGTTTGATCTTCAGCGGTTTTATTCCCACAAAGTAAGTGGGCTTTCGAAGGGATGGAAAGTGCGACTCGGCCTAACGGCCGCGTTTGGAAGAGATGCAGATTTGCTCCTCCTTGATGAGCCGCTCGATGGTTTAGATGAGGACGGACGTCAGATGCTCTCTGAATGTTTAGTGCGCTACCGACAGCGGAATTCATCAGGGTGTGTTTGTATTGCCTCTCATGAGCAGGAGTTCTTCTCGTTGCTCTCACCTACTCACTTGCCTTTGTGCGCACGAAAGAGCGAGCAAGTGGCATCATATGGCACAGGGAGTTCATGA
- a CDS encoding heme lyase CcmF/NrfE family subunit has protein sequence MNLFGNASLALAWGATIAGMGFAIKGGYPILRGALPHPNPTHASLRSLRIVSLTTTISLLALAYGFFTSDFSNQYVWQFSNRDMPSLYRVSAIWGGMDGSMLLWCFFHAVSCGLVTYRFYRVPQRIAPWALFALHLSLFFFLTIVFLVTNPFRFIQAPFIPPDGNGLNPLLQNPYMAIHPPLLYLGFTTLAIPYAFCMGALISGETGFEWIRITRRWTLTAWTFLTLGICLGGYWAYIELGWGGFWAWDPVENASFMPWLTATAFLHSVMVQERKEMLKMWNVWLIVLSYLLTVFGTFLTRSGIVQSVHAFASTDVGGVFLAYLIFIFVGCVVLTYLRRDALRSPRKIESIFSRETAFLMNNLVFLSILFGTFWGVMFPVFSEALTGEKQAVGIPFFNAINVPLFLLMLFLMGVGPLIAWRKASLSALRKHFLAPLIFGLAGGLALLWVGISSFWAVTSYALCLFVGLTIFMEVYRTFKVHARSDGDRSAVNGMAHIWKRHQRRYAGLFVHVGVVIASIGITASMAHKVEREFALSVGESVTIGRYLLALDKLDIRNTNNYQALYANISVRDRQDEQPITTLYPELRFYRKNSETTTEIALRKGLREDLYLVLAGLDDSRTKGTFKVYINPLQAWLWIGVCIMALGSILLIGTAGVPSVVKNGAPE, from the coding sequence ATGAACCTCTTTGGTAATGCGTCTCTCGCTTTGGCTTGGGGAGCCACAATCGCAGGAATGGGATTTGCCATTAAGGGTGGCTATCCTATTTTGCGAGGAGCTCTGCCACATCCGAATCCTACGCATGCCTCCCTTCGTTCTTTAAGAATAGTAAGCCTCACTACAACTATTTCCTTACTGGCACTCGCATATGGATTCTTTACATCTGATTTTTCAAATCAGTATGTTTGGCAATTTTCTAATCGAGACATGCCCTCTTTATATCGAGTCTCTGCAATATGGGGAGGGATGGATGGATCGATGTTACTCTGGTGCTTTTTTCATGCGGTGAGTTGTGGGCTCGTAACATATCGCTTCTATCGGGTGCCGCAGCGAATTGCACCGTGGGCGTTGTTTGCTCTTCATCTTTCGCTCTTTTTCTTTTTGACGATAGTTTTTCTTGTTACGAACCCGTTTCGCTTTATTCAGGCTCCCTTCATTCCACCTGATGGGAACGGACTGAATCCTCTTTTGCAGAATCCATATATGGCAATCCATCCGCCACTTCTTTACCTGGGATTTACAACACTTGCTATTCCCTATGCGTTTTGTATGGGAGCTTTGATTTCCGGTGAGACAGGATTCGAGTGGATTCGGATCACTCGTCGATGGACTCTAACGGCATGGACATTTCTGACTCTTGGAATCTGTCTGGGAGGCTACTGGGCATATATCGAGTTAGGTTGGGGAGGGTTTTGGGCGTGGGACCCAGTAGAAAATGCCTCCTTTATGCCGTGGCTTACCGCGACAGCATTTCTTCACTCGGTAATGGTGCAAGAGCGGAAAGAGATGCTCAAGATGTGGAACGTATGGCTGATCGTGCTTTCCTATTTGTTAACGGTCTTCGGAACCTTTTTAACACGCTCTGGTATCGTACAGAGTGTTCATGCATTTGCTTCAACAGATGTTGGAGGCGTATTTTTAGCATATCTGATCTTTATCTTTGTCGGTTGTGTTGTGCTTACCTATCTTCGGCGAGATGCATTACGCTCTCCGAGAAAAATCGAAAGTATCTTCTCTCGAGAGACGGCTTTCTTGATGAATAATCTTGTTTTTCTGAGCATTCTATTTGGTACTTTTTGGGGAGTAATGTTTCCAGTTTTCTCCGAGGCCCTGACTGGCGAGAAGCAGGCAGTGGGAATTCCTTTCTTCAATGCCATTAATGTCCCACTTTTCCTTCTTATGCTTTTTCTTATGGGAGTTGGCCCACTCATAGCATGGAGAAAAGCATCGCTATCAGCCCTCAGGAAGCACTTTCTCGCTCCACTGATATTCGGACTGGCTGGAGGCTTGGCCCTTTTATGGGTAGGAATAAGTAGCTTTTGGGCAGTAACGTCATATGCGCTTTGTTTATTTGTGGGACTTACTATCTTCATGGAGGTCTATAGAACCTTCAAAGTGCATGCACGAAGTGATGGAGACCGTTCTGCAGTCAATGGGATGGCCCATATTTGGAAACGCCATCAGCGTCGATATGCGGGGCTATTCGTCCACGTAGGAGTTGTCATAGCGTCGATAGGTATTACTGCTTCAATGGCGCACAAAGTTGAAAGAGAGTTCGCCCTTTCTGTGGGCGAGTCGGTAACGATTGGTAGATACTTGCTCGCCCTTGATAAGCTGGATATTCGAAATACGAATAACTATCAGGCGCTATATGCGAATATTAGTGTGCGTGATCGACAAGATGAGCAACCAATCACAACGTTATATCCAGAACTACGCTTTTACAGGAAAAATAGCGAGACGACGACTGAAATAGCGCTCCGCAAGGGGTTGCGTGAGGATTTATATCTGGTGTTGGCTGGTTTAGATGATTCTCGGACAAAAGGCACTTTTAAGGTGTATATCAATCCCCTACAGGCATGGCTTTGGATTGGTGTTTGCATCATGGCTCTTGGAAGTATTCTACTGATAGGAACGGCGGGAGTTCCTTCGGTTGTCAAAAATGGAGCTCCTGAATGA
- a CDS encoding cytochrome c maturation protein CcmE: MFPCHYFVSYRRIAFLFGEKRAVNRVFISLIILFAGLGAILIVQAMQTSTSRVFTPSELANHSEAVKRIRIVGKVAPHELEYQTEPHIQLSFHIQDPEGEREETVPVQYNKLMPDMFAPGRSVIIDGEFDGAIVRAESLMTQCPSKYEPPAPTSSQKKPTSLDIRAESILTQERATQSESIAQLQGGT; the protein is encoded by the coding sequence ATGTTTCCGTGCCACTATTTCGTATCATATCGAAGAATAGCTTTTTTGTTTGGAGAAAAGAGAGCGGTGAATCGAGTTTTTATCAGTCTCATCATTTTGTTTGCTGGCCTTGGAGCTATTCTCATTGTTCAGGCGATGCAAACATCTACTTCAAGAGTTTTTACGCCATCTGAACTTGCTAATCATTCTGAGGCTGTGAAGAGAATACGGATTGTGGGGAAAGTGGCACCTCATGAGCTTGAGTATCAAACGGAACCACATATTCAACTCTCTTTTCATATTCAGGATCCAGAGGGTGAGCGGGAAGAAACCGTTCCAGTTCAATACAATAAACTTATGCCGGATATGTTTGCTCCGGGACGTTCTGTAATCATCGATGGAGAGTTCGATGGGGCTATCGTTAGGGCTGAAAGTCTTATGACCCAGTGTCCATCGAAATATGAGCCTCCAGCGCCAACGAGCTCTCAAAAGAAACCGACTTCCCTCGATATCAGAGCAGAGTCGATATTGACACAAGAACGAGCGACTCAAAGTGAAAGCATAGCGCAGCTTCAAGGAGGCACATGA
- a CDS encoding M23 family metallopeptidase produces MSNSPMKKLSTEIGGIVRPLLLLVFLFASGIGALLYGKDVIGFLEKQPPLIEPVYVPDGIGREGAVLTLQIQDSGAGIDAFVVRASQYGIESELKRESLEGAATREIQIPLDGIDGKFREGELRISVRAFDRSLWSNRGELELNLMVDYQSPELQVVTTQHNARVGGAQLLVYRAKDENLVESGVKVGRYFFKGYPARHLDPVFASSDLFAVIYAVPFHGDAGQRYSLVAQAKDQAGNITNEEFYSKESAARVSSQQVPLSALCLRGQVSDIFFSSETILREAVGDAEIERIAALSDDQLQKSSSQFRLVSEQLRMFDSAHLAELTRESAPISFGMKAFQRQSGTVRHAHQQKLSFVTGSSLVGELWHSGYFYRPRGDKPEIVAASAGIISFIEELGTYGTVIGIDHGLGLFSLYGSVEEVAVKPGDAVEGGDMLGVAGRGALGCERGALFELRVQGVPVEPAEWLSEKWFHGHISRKVASAKRLLGLAAPRSF; encoded by the coding sequence ATGAGTAACTCTCCAATGAAAAAATTAAGTACAGAGATAGGAGGTATTGTGCGTCCGCTGTTACTCCTTGTTTTTCTTTTCGCCTCTGGAATTGGAGCTCTGCTCTATGGAAAAGATGTAATCGGCTTTCTTGAAAAGCAACCTCCCCTGATCGAACCAGTGTATGTGCCAGATGGTATTGGGCGTGAAGGAGCGGTGCTTACCCTTCAAATACAGGATTCTGGCGCTGGTATTGATGCATTCGTCGTAAGAGCTTCTCAATATGGAATTGAGAGTGAGTTGAAGCGGGAGTCTTTGGAAGGTGCTGCTACTCGAGAAATTCAGATTCCCCTTGATGGAATCGATGGAAAGTTTCGAGAGGGAGAACTGCGCATATCTGTTCGCGCCTTTGATCGGAGTCTTTGGAGTAATCGAGGTGAGCTTGAATTGAATCTCATGGTCGATTATCAATCGCCAGAGTTACAGGTTGTCACGACTCAGCACAATGCGCGAGTGGGTGGTGCTCAGCTCTTGGTGTATCGAGCCAAGGACGAGAATTTGGTCGAGTCCGGGGTGAAGGTTGGGCGGTATTTTTTCAAAGGATATCCTGCGCGACACCTTGATCCTGTCTTTGCTAGCTCTGACCTCTTTGCGGTTATATATGCGGTGCCTTTCCATGGTGATGCAGGACAACGCTATTCCCTCGTAGCGCAGGCAAAGGATCAAGCCGGAAACATAACCAATGAAGAATTCTATTCAAAAGAGTCGGCTGCCAGAGTTTCATCGCAGCAAGTACCACTCTCAGCTCTCTGTCTTCGTGGTCAAGTATCAGACATCTTTTTTTCGTCTGAAACTATACTGAGAGAGGCGGTTGGTGATGCCGAGATTGAAAGAATAGCGGCGCTTTCTGATGATCAGTTGCAGAAGAGCTCAAGTCAGTTTCGCCTTGTGAGCGAACAGTTGCGGATGTTTGATTCTGCCCATCTTGCTGAGCTGACTCGAGAGAGCGCGCCAATTTCTTTCGGTATGAAAGCTTTTCAGCGACAGAGCGGCACGGTGCGCCATGCGCATCAACAAAAGCTTTCATTCGTTACTGGGAGCTCGCTGGTCGGCGAGCTATGGCATAGCGGTTATTTTTATCGACCCCGCGGAGATAAGCCTGAAATAGTAGCTGCAAGTGCAGGGATTATCTCTTTTATTGAAGAGTTGGGAACGTATGGCACGGTTATTGGCATTGATCACGGACTCGGTTTGTTTTCGTTATACGGGAGCGTTGAAGAGGTGGCTGTCAAACCAGGTGATGCTGTTGAGGGTGGTGATATGCTTGGGGTTGCAGGCCGCGGTGCACTTGGTTGTGAGCGAGGTGCGTTGTTTGAGCTTCGAGTGCAGGGTGTTCCAGTTGAGCCGGCTGAATGGCTGAGTGAGAAGTGGTTCCATGGGCATATTAGTCGTAAGGTGGCTTCTGCAAAGCGGTTGCTCGGTCTGGCGGCACCCCGGTCTTTTTAA
- a CDS encoding sigma-70 family RNA polymerase sigma factor, with protein sequence MGKKQIKDKTEKARVEDSAASDHGGAKGKNLPSVRSTSVVPYDSLTAYLREIRRYPKLSREEEKELALRYRNDRDLEAAYALVSSNLWLVVKLAKDYERTARNLLDLIQEGNIGLMEAVKNFDPYRGVRFPSYAVWWVKAYIIRYMLANLRIVKLGTTQAQRKLFFNLHKEKEKLERMGIAPRPKLLAEKLEVKESEVIEMEQRLGSPDLSVDAPLGNDDDDGSAGTLLGILASEGPSSEQLVEQKQRAEFIKKGFHEFAETLKERERVILEKRLLSEERATLQELSDELGISRERIRQIESRMKEKIELFFSERIEDIDGDIDFS encoded by the coding sequence ATGGGGAAAAAGCAGATTAAAGACAAAACAGAGAAGGCGCGAGTCGAGGATTCTGCTGCTTCTGACCATGGAGGCGCAAAGGGCAAAAACCTCCCCTCTGTTCGGTCTACGAGTGTTGTCCCTTACGATTCCCTCACGGCATATTTACGTGAGATTCGCCGTTATCCAAAACTGAGTCGCGAGGAGGAGAAGGAGCTGGCGCTGCGTTACCGCAATGACCGCGACCTGGAGGCAGCGTACGCTCTTGTATCGAGTAACCTGTGGCTTGTCGTTAAGCTGGCAAAAGACTACGAACGAACAGCTCGAAACTTGCTTGATTTAATTCAGGAAGGAAATATCGGACTGATGGAGGCAGTAAAGAATTTTGATCCCTATAGGGGTGTGCGATTCCCATCGTACGCCGTATGGTGGGTAAAAGCATACATTATTCGCTACATGTTGGCGAACTTGCGAATCGTAAAGCTGGGAACAACTCAGGCGCAGAGAAAGCTCTTCTTTAATCTGCATAAGGAAAAGGAGAAGCTGGAGCGGATGGGAATCGCCCCACGACCGAAATTACTCGCCGAAAAGTTAGAGGTGAAAGAAAGTGAAGTCATTGAAATGGAGCAACGGCTGGGGTCTCCAGATTTAAGCGTTGATGCCCCGTTAGGAAATGATGATGATGATGGAAGTGCGGGCACGCTGCTCGGTATACTAGCCAGTGAGGGTCCCTCGAGTGAGCAGTTAGTTGAGCAAAAACAGCGAGCTGAATTTATCAAGAAAGGATTTCATGAGTTCGCTGAGACGTTAAAAGAGCGAGAGCGAGTTATTCTTGAAAAACGGCTTTTAAGTGAGGAACGTGCGACTCTTCAGGAGTTATCGGATGAACTCGGGATTAGTCGAGAGCGAATACGGCAGATCGAGAGTCGTATGAAGGAAAAGATAGAGCTATTCTTCTCCGAGCGGATTGAAGATATTGATGGAGATATTGATTTTTCATGA
- the pilB gene encoding type IV-A pilus assembly ATPase PilB, which yields MTSRVGELLVKTGVLSEEQFQKAEEARSAGGGGFIGSYLVKLGFLSEQDIAEVISEQYDVPIIELDEYSIQDELLQLIPQNLAVKHGLIPIVQSGSSLTVAMIDPSNLTALNDIKFITGLDIQVVLSKESELKAKQEKLFEQAVEYDSILGDYEEQDVEVIGPSSEPDISELEKATEDAPVVKLVNAVLTDAIKRGASDIHVEPYEKKFRVRFRIDGVLYEIMKPPLKLKNALTSRVKIMADLDIAERRLPQDGRIKLKLGNNREMDYRVNVLPTLFGEKVVLRLLDKSNLQLDMTKLGFDTRQLEEFQESIAKPFGMVLVTGPTGSGKTTTLYSALAELNKATTNISTAEDPVEFNLGGINQAQMHDDIGFNFAAALRAFLRQDPDVIMVGEIRDYETAEIAIKASLTGHLVLSTLHTNDAPSTVGRLLNMGVEPFLVASSINCIIAQRLARRVCENCKEVLQINPEILVSIGIPANEAAHLEVFEGKGCDTCSGTGYKGRIALYEIMSMSEELKEFVLNGASTTELKREAIRRGMITLRSAGVRQLKAGVTTVEEVLRVTAADD from the coding sequence ATGACATCTCGGGTCGGAGAGCTCCTCGTAAAGACGGGTGTTCTCTCAGAGGAACAATTTCAAAAAGCCGAAGAGGCGCGATCTGCTGGTGGCGGTGGATTTATCGGCTCGTACCTCGTCAAACTCGGATTTTTATCAGAACAAGACATCGCTGAAGTCATCAGCGAACAGTATGACGTTCCGATTATTGAGCTCGATGAATACTCCATTCAAGATGAGCTCCTGCAACTCATTCCTCAAAACTTAGCGGTGAAGCATGGACTCATCCCAATTGTGCAAAGCGGTTCAAGCCTGACCGTTGCGATGATTGATCCGTCAAATCTTACGGCCCTCAATGATATCAAATTCATCACCGGGCTTGATATTCAAGTCGTGCTCTCCAAGGAAAGCGAACTCAAAGCAAAACAAGAAAAGCTTTTTGAACAAGCCGTAGAGTACGATTCGATTCTTGGTGACTATGAAGAACAGGATGTTGAGGTTATTGGTCCATCATCCGAACCTGATATTAGCGAACTAGAAAAAGCAACCGAAGATGCTCCAGTCGTAAAGCTCGTGAATGCAGTCCTCACTGATGCAATTAAACGTGGAGCGTCAGATATTCATGTTGAGCCATACGAAAAGAAATTTCGAGTTCGATTCCGTATTGATGGTGTTCTCTATGAGATCATGAAACCACCCCTTAAACTCAAAAATGCTCTTACCTCGCGGGTGAAGATCATGGCAGATCTCGATATTGCAGAGAGGCGACTGCCTCAAGATGGTCGAATCAAACTCAAACTCGGCAACAATCGAGAAATGGACTACCGCGTGAACGTTCTTCCAACTCTCTTCGGTGAAAAGGTGGTTCTTCGCCTTCTTGATAAGTCTAACCTGCAACTTGATATGACGAAACTTGGCTTCGATACGCGTCAACTTGAAGAATTCCAAGAATCTATTGCAAAGCCATTTGGAATGGTGCTTGTTACCGGACCAACCGGCTCTGGAAAAACAACTACCCTGTACTCCGCGTTAGCAGAATTAAACAAGGCAACAACGAACATCAGTACTGCTGAAGACCCCGTGGAATTCAACTTGGGCGGCATTAATCAAGCACAAATGCATGACGATATCGGATTCAATTTTGCTGCTGCACTTCGTGCATTCTTACGACAAGATCCAGATGTCATTATGGTCGGAGAAATTCGAGATTACGAGACAGCCGAAATTGCTATTAAAGCTTCGCTTACTGGACACCTTGTCCTTTCAACACTTCACACAAACGATGCGCCATCAACAGTTGGACGCCTATTAAACATGGGAGTGGAGCCTTTCCTTGTTGCCTCATCAATTAACTGCATAATCGCTCAGCGTCTTGCTCGCCGCGTATGCGAAAACTGCAAAGAGGTACTTCAAATCAATCCAGAGATTCTTGTCAGCATTGGAATTCCTGCCAACGAAGCTGCTCATCTGGAAGTCTTTGAGGGTAAAGGCTGTGATACCTGCTCAGGAACTGGCTACAAGGGACGAATCGCACTCTATGAAATTATGAGCATGTCAGAAGAGCTAAAAGAGTTTGTCTTAAATGGAGCTTCTACTACTGAATTGAAACGCGAAGCAATACGAAGAGGAATGATAACATTACGGAGCGCTGGAGTCAGGCAGTTAAAGGCAGGAGTTACCACCGTAGAGGAAGTTCTCAGAGTAACCGCTGCTGATGATTAA
- a CDS encoding type II secretion system F family protein: MPIFVYEGTSPEGKRVKGEMEARNVQAVFNALKNKNITPKAKKIREKGKGLEREITIPGMGPKISSKDVVIFTRQFATMVDAGLPLVQALEILARNNEKKVFSDVLGGVREYVEAGGTLADALAQYPKNFDALYVNMVTAGESGGILDIILERLAQQIEKSMKLKRDVKTAMIYPSVVISAAVVVTSILLIFVIPTFGELFSDFGAALPLPTQIVINISDFVVAYWYLIFGSMLGGIFMFFRFLSTERGKDVLHPIFLKLPVFGDILKKVAVARFTRTLGTMISSGVPILDALAICAKTSGNRVVERDVQRSRIAISEGKSIVEPLNESVVFPPMVISMIGVGESTGALDAMLQKIADFYEDEVDNAVNAMKQLIEPLMILFLGLLIGALVVSMYLPIFKMGSIVGT, translated from the coding sequence ATGCCGATATTTGTTTATGAAGGAACAAGCCCTGAAGGCAAGCGGGTGAAGGGTGAGATGGAAGCAAGAAACGTCCAAGCCGTCTTTAATGCCCTGAAGAATAAAAACATAACTCCAAAAGCAAAGAAAATTAGAGAGAAAGGGAAAGGGCTCGAGCGCGAGATCACGATTCCAGGTATGGGGCCAAAGATTAGCTCGAAAGATGTAGTAATTTTTACCCGACAGTTCGCGACCATGGTTGATGCCGGACTGCCACTTGTTCAAGCCCTGGAGATTCTCGCACGCAACAATGAAAAGAAAGTCTTTTCCGATGTCCTCGGCGGAGTTCGTGAATATGTCGAAGCAGGAGGAACTCTCGCTGATGCTCTCGCGCAATATCCGAAAAACTTCGACGCACTGTATGTAAATATGGTAACCGCAGGTGAGAGCGGCGGAATTCTAGATATTATTCTTGAACGACTTGCACAACAAATTGAGAAATCAATGAAGCTGAAACGTGACGTAAAAACGGCGATGATTTATCCGTCAGTTGTTATCTCTGCGGCTGTTGTTGTTACCTCTATTCTTCTCATATTTGTAATTCCAACTTTTGGTGAGCTCTTTTCTGACTTCGGCGCGGCTCTCCCTCTTCCCACTCAGATCGTGATCAATATATCGGACTTTGTCGTTGCTTACTGGTATCTTATTTTTGGGTCAATGCTTGGAGGAATATTCATGTTCTTCCGATTTCTCAGCACTGAGCGTGGAAAAGATGTTTTACATCCCATCTTCCTAAAACTCCCTGTATTTGGGGATATTCTGAAAAAAGTAGCTGTCGCTCGATTCACGAGGACCCTTGGCACAATGATCAGTTCCGGAGTTCCCATTCTTGATGCACTTGCAATCTGTGCAAAAACATCGGGGAATCGCGTTGTAGAACGAGATGTACAGCGCAGTCGAATTGCAATCTCTGAAGGCAAAAGCATCGTAGAACCGCTTAACGAATCTGTAGTATTCCCACCAATGGTAATTTCAATGATTGGAGTAGGGGAATCAACTGGTGCTCTTGATGCGATGCTCCAAAAAATAGCAGATTTTTATGAGGATGAAGTAGATAATGCCGTAAATGCGATGAAACAACTGATTGAGCCATTGATGATTCTTTTTCTAGGACTACTCATTGGAGCACTCGTTGTTTCTATGTATCTTCCAATCTTCAAAATGGGCTCTATCGTTGGAACATAG